ACTCATTGTTGCGAATTTGGTTTCTTCGGTACAGGCTTATCAACCGTccggagaagagtatgttgatataggagagttgatgcaattttCCAACTCATCTTTAGTGGTTTCTGTAAGGATGCATTTCACGGTAAACAATGCAGGtgatgaaaccgaagctgttatttcggttgttcagtacttccgagacgattcaagtgagtcctatgaagcaagtgtctgtctattcaattgagaggaatcattgcattacatccacattgaaaacaagtggttgtaatgaCGGGACCCTTGATTTGAACGAaatcgtttgtgactatgggaaacacaagtttccttcaaacattctaaaccctacctggaaacaaaccaacaaaatcctgatagtgaaaaacatcaacaaccattttttattttccttcaatttcgagaacattctccctgtgtatgtgcttgtgctgtagaaaccggtgataaATTTGTGTACACAACTGAACGTTCAttactgatctggaattggagaaccgttgtatATTTGCTTactctggaattggagaaccgttgtttatctgaatcaggttctcaaacaaacactactaaagatgagttggtattgaaccaacattccatcaaacattctaaacccttcCTGGAAATcggtgtatgtgcttgtgctgtagaaaccgatGGTGAATTTGCGTACACAACTGAATTTTaggttcagtgcacgaaaagtttcttacgaaatgtacgtgacaaaacaaggatgttgggaattaaacgcatgtacatgacaaaacaaggatcgttctaaaagattaaagagaataaacccaGTACAAATCATGCGCTTTCcgaatctgaatctgaatgttAACTTTGACTCATAAACCATTGAATCCCAACGCGTCTCtaaaaaaatttgtttctttcctTTTCATGAAGTAAAACCGGTTTCAACATCAAGGGTTGTTTTTACCCTGTGTGAGAAatggaaacccgacaaacagtcttgcaattacGTCTTCAATGAAGACCGCATTGTTAATTTtaatgatgattcgaaacattccgataactagcagaagaacccgacacgtcttctatgatgattcgaaacattcacgaaccacaatggactcagactcattctactcaccctcccctgaggaaaagttttcccgacgactcaagataaaacaatggactcagactcattgTTGCGAATTTGGTTTCTTCGGTACAGGCtgatgaaaccgaagctgttagttcggttgttcagtacttttgagacgattcaagtgagtcctatgaagcaagtgtctgtctattcaattgagagggaaacacaagttttctttttaagcttcatggatgtccgttatctcaacacttctccttacaactctcatcaaatgcctcaTCCTTCCTTTTATTctgtaaatattaaataaagaataacacCATGCCTGTAACCCCACGTTGATAGCTTCTgttttattacagtcatacgacGTGACtttttgttcttcaatctttgttacttgttaatgttttatttttttctacttttagaaaggttTGACCACATCATGACTGTAAAACGTCTAGTGTGATTGGCACCTTAAATCCcttaaatactttgagaaaaatcTAATTTTCGAagaatacgggccgtataacagtatacggcccgtatacagcgttcgtatacattgtatacgaccaggtaatttatttacacatggtgtatacgggtcgtataatgttatacggcccgtatggaattaaaaaaactgacaaagtctgcTGGCACAGATTTTGTTGGTTTTTTAAATTCTATATGaaccgtataacattatacggcctatatacaccatgtgtaaataagtttttTACATATGTTAATATTAGTACCCTTATTAAGGGtgaggatcaaataggaagtttattttggctgggaaggataggaagcaataagattaggacatgtgacaaaatttaaaataaagaggaagggtattttagtcaatcttatccttttcttcttcccagtaacatcaaaacccaccattttcaaaacccaccatcttcaaacatttcttcactttctatctcaataatcactacattatagtgcgattttcgtcaccaatcaatgattcaaacacccgatcaatgtgttcttcagctttttttttttaagaaaacccagtttaatttcattcaaaatctcattttttcccgtgattttgaagataatcactcgaacCGTTCGATTCGATatttgataagtgtttctatcattcaaatttcatcaatcattaaagaaatcggcttcgatccatgtaagaaattctttaatttcatttttacgatctagatttttgatttagtcattgcgttttacgatcttggcgggggtccggtgacagcgcccctggtagcagaGTCCAAGGGGCGGTAGCCCtcggcggggtccaaggggcagagcccctggctggggtcgagctttatgtgtccattgcgttttagaaataagagagttttatgtgttttctggccattgtgttttagaaaaaaacacttttttaagtgtttttagtcattgcgttttaggtaaaacacatttttaggtgttttcagtcaattgcgttttagacagaacactttcttttgtttttttaggccattgcattttagaaatgagacatttttaagtgttttctggccattgcgttctataaataagacatttctttgtgtttttggtgcattgcgttttaggtaaaacacatttttatgtgttttcagtccattgcgttttagaaaacagacattttaagtgttttctggccattgcgttttagaaataagacatttgtttgtgtttttggtgcattgcgttttagttaagacacatttttatatgttttcagtccattgcgttttagaaagtacagtttcttttgtgtttttaggctattgcgttttagaaataagacatttctttgtgttttctgaccattgcgttttacaaataagacatttctttgtattttttgtgcattgcgttttacaaaaatgtcattttttaggtttttttcattgcgttttacgcaactgagtcttttctattgcgttttacgcaactgggttttcgattttttttttcgaaaatataacaatagtatactcgttttaaagataaaaaaacgctcgtttttttggtgcaatctttataaaaaaataatgtcgtatggaagagttattaacgtttaaaaaatgaggaGAAATTGGAGGAGTGAGAAACTATTGctttggattgactagaatgcccatAAACAAACCCACGCGTCTCTTTTTTTTCCTTCAttttcactcatttaatcttaacCCTTGATTAAATAAATGAATGATCAAAATTACTTTCTAAGCTTCCTAcccaaataaactttttattataTCCTAATCATTTGTAGCTCCCCTACATCAACATTTCACATATTTCAACAAATACCTAAAACTTAAACCCAAATCTCCCCCTCCCCACAATCCAAAATCCGTATCAAAACATCTTCCAAACACAATCACCCCTGCCATTAGCCCTAATTTCACCAAAACAACACACATTTCACAGTAACCCCTCAATAACAATAAGATGATGAGGTGGGAAAAACTGGACATACACAACGGAGGCCCAGGCAAGAGGTGGGGCCACACCTGCAACGCCGTTCGCGGTGGTCAGCTGCTGTATATCTTCGGTGGTTACGGTGAAGACAACACTCAGACTAATAAAGTTCACGTTTACGACACCAGTAGGTTCCCCCCTTATCGATTTAAGTAAAAAGTTTTAGTTTTTATGAGTGTTTGTTTAATTGTGTTTATTGTATGCATTCGGTTTGAAAAGAAATTACGCTTAATTAGGGTTGTGGGGTGTGATAATTAGATTGATTGTAGTGAAACAGAGTCAGTTACACATTGCTAAAGGGAATTTTCTGTTGAAATGTGCAAGATTTTGTGTTTACAGCTGATTCAAGTGCTTGTGTTAGGATTGTGTTTATCATAATTAGCATAGTTGTCAAAGGCACAAGGCGCACTCAAGGCGTAAACGGTGAGCCTTGGGCCTAGGCGCaagtagaggtgtacaaaaaaaccggttttaggaCCGTAACCGGAAAAAAAtccgaaaccggtttttttaactgtttttttaaaaccggtttcaaaccgaaccgaaccggcGGTTAGTATACTGGTTAGGATCCTTGAACAAAAAAACCGGTTtaaaaaccgaaaccggttttaaaaaaccagtttttttttggcccaaatcGGTTTTTAACCGAACTGAATCGATTAGTACCAGTTTTGGTTCCCACCATGTAAAACAGTTAAAAAACGAACCCGTTTTTTTAAAAACGGGTTCGGTTAAAAACCGGACCGTTTTAAAATAAAACTGATCTGTACACCTCTAGGCGCAAGGCGCTTAAAAACTAGGGCCCGAGATAAGCAAGGCGCATAGCTTAAACATGTTATTTTTTGGGGTTTTAGACATGTTTTATGTTTGTTTAGAGCTAGTTTAGCTGGTTCTAGGCCATTTCTGGATCTTATATGGCGGTTTGCTCGGAATTTCCGGAATTCTGGTGGAGTTGTCAGGATTTGGCTGAAATCTGGGAATCTCGCCCGATGGTCGTCGAAGCGCTTGAATGGCAGCGAGGCGTTTTCCCTCTGAGAACATGGATAATTCGGAGACATGATTTTATTAGGTTTTCTTTGTAATTATCTTTATTGTATCCCTATATATATGGTCGGTATCAATTCGTTTTGTTACAGTACAGACATTTGGTATAGTAACTGAAAAAGAAATCCAAAAGGAAAAAGTTGTGATATACCCAAAAGGATATCGACTGACAACTATACAAATGAATAATGGTAACCGTTCCGTTATCAACAAGAATGGCAAATGGTACTAGCAAACCAAATAAAACTATTGATCGAATCAAAGGTTATTAAAATTATACCTTTTTTTCGTTTAAACCGTAACAGTATAGTACCAAACATATAGATAATCAGGTTTCCATATTATTATTTCCAAATAAACTATGTTAGAATAGGCCTTCTTGTATTAATATTAGTGGGCAGTGGCTAACACGTTTTGCAAAACACAAACTGTGAAAACAGGAAAAGACAAGAGTCGAACCCAGGTAGATTGGGTTGTAAGGAAATGCGTTGACCAACAGACCACCAAGTTTCTTTTGTTAATCTGCGTTTCcatatgtataaatatatataacgGCCGCCCACTTTGGCCAATCAGATTAATTCACTGTACATGTAGTTCTTAAACGTattgtatcatcatcatcatcatactcagtaaatcccaccaatagcaacactaaggtagggtctgaggagggtaagatgtagacagccttacctctaccccataggactagagaggctgcttccaatgagacccccaGCTCCatggtagttttgcatcaagccttggacataaggcgcATAACTCTCGGCaaaaaggccgattagtgcatgtacccctcTTGTCTTTCGACTATCAACAACactacatgatgcatgattaaccgtcccccgcttttaacgttattttcacgaagtTAGTAAATAACGTTAAAactagtgcaatttcacttttgccccccgagggcccacacatatatacattatatgtgcacagCGCAAGCGGGGCGTGCttaaatgtatgtatgtagaatAGAATTATCTTTATTGTATCCCTATATATAGTTTATTAATATTACGTAATACCTTACATGTTTTTCAATATATTACAATTTACAATTGGCTCACTTTacttagagttaattactgttttcgtccctgtggtttgtcaaaaatcactatttcagtccattagtttaaaaattgcgatagtccctatggtttcactttcataaccatttcagtccctgtggtctcaatttcgtaaccatttcaatccatttattctgttattACAGGGAcggaaatggttacgaaagtaaaaccacagggactgaaatcgcaatttttaaactaatggactgaaatagtgatttttgacaaaccacagggacgaaaacagtaattaactccttTACTTATTAATCTTTCCTTGTTAAGCTACAAGAACATGGAGTGAACCTGATATGCAAGGCACACTGCCGGTGCCTAGAGATAGCCACAGCTGCACAACAATTGGAGATAAGTTGTTTGTTTTCGGGGGCACAGATGGAAACAAACCTCTTAATGATTTGCATATTTTGGAAACATGTGAGTCGTGTTATCCGTCTACGTTTGCAATTGTTTAATGTCGAATGAATTGAATAATTAAATGATATGTTTGTTATGTATGTTTAGCTACAAATACATGGACGACTCCGTTTGTTAGAGGGGAGGGCCCGGAAGCACGAGAAGGACACAGTGCTGCACTTATCGGCAAACGACTATTCATCTTTGGGGGATCTGGCAAGTCTTGTGACACTCTCGTTGAAGAATATTTTGACGATCTATACATATTAAATACAGGTTAGTGTTTTGTAATTCGTATATCTTTTCATTTTACGTGATATCAGATTTGTAACGCGATGTGACAATTATATCCTCTTTTTTCAGAGACAATGGTGTGGAAACGAGTGGCAACAACGGGAATTCCACCATCCAAGCGTAACAGTCATACTTGTGTCTCATGGTCAAACAAAATTATCGTCATTGGTGGTGAAGATACCCAGAACTATTATTTGTCCGATGTTCAGATGCTTGATACAGGTTTCAACTTTCAAGTTTGACTTTGTTGACCACTGGCTTTGATTTATCTGAAATTTTATATTCTATAATATCTTAATTACAAATGTCGGTGTCAAACGCCACCGACCACTACTAGATTCACTATACCACCTTACCTACTTaactttctaaaaactttgtGAAATTTCATTTTGACACCCTCGAGTTTATAAAGTTTTAAGTTTATCACTCTTTAACttaaaaaacactattttcttaCATGCTTACTTTTAAGTATGTGTCGGTATAAATCCAAGTTGGTTTAGGTTTCGACGTAAAGTGTTTTGATAATGAgtaaggtcaaatataatacgtgtTCGTGTTTTTTATCTGCGTTTTCAGTTGGTATACGTTTTGACGTAACTTTTGTTCGGAAACGAGCCGGGTGAAATATTTGacagtataaattcgagttacctTTTGACGCCGCCGCAACACACGGCGGGTCAAAATACTAgtgacttaataatatgtaatttCTTCTTCGTAGATACGCTTACCTGGACAAAGTTGGTAACCAATGGCGAGCTGTTGCCACCTAGAGCCGGTCATACAACTATTGCACTGGGCAAAAACTTATTTGTCTTTGGAGGTTTTACCGACGCCGAAGACCTTTTTGACGACTTATATATGTTTGATCTTGGTATCGTTATTCAAATCTAGCATGATATTTTGAATTTAATCAAAACCTTTGAATTATATGTGTTTGTACTTGATATTTATAAAATATGTGCAGAAACTTTTAAGTGGACCAAGGTTATGACAGTAGGAGTGGGGCCCTCTGCTAGATTTTCTATGGCGGGAAGCACTTTACATCCGCATCATGGTGGTGCTCTTGTATTCATCGGTGGATGCAATAAGAGTCTTGAAGCGCTTGATGACATGTTCTACCTACACACAGGTTTTAATTATGTTTTGTGTATGTAACTATGTACGCATATTTGTATATGCTAACTGATGTGAATTTTAGGGTTTGTAATTGAAAATGAGCGAGATGAAAGAAAGTTGGAGAAGTTATCTTTGAGGAAGCAGTTAAGACTGAAAAGTCAAGAACAGCAAAATGTGAATCCCGTGTGTGATAGTCCGATGATTAGCACGTCAATGCCTACTCATACTCCGTTTTCACCAAGTACGAATTAGAACGTGTTATTGTTTTGAATTATGTGGCTTTAGTTGTCGTATTGGCGCGCTGAAGTGCACGTTTTCAATTTGCAGACGGACAGAACATATATTTGAACGAATATCATAACGCAAATGGGAAGAGAACATTTCAAGCAAAAGTCACAAAAAGCATTACAAATTGCTATACAATTGAGACGGTTATAGATGGGAAGCCTCTGCGTGGAGTTTTATTCTCAAACAACCTAGGATCCAAGAAGCCAGCCGCTGATGATTTAAGAAGGTCAAAAATGTCATTTTGTTATAATAAACAAACCGGTGTATCTGATAAGTTAATTCACTTATATATAATCTAGTTTAATTTGGGTTCTATGAACA
This is a stretch of genomic DNA from Helianthus annuus cultivar XRQ/B chromosome 16, HanXRQr2.0-SUNRISE, whole genome shotgun sequence. It encodes these proteins:
- the LOC110915189 gene encoding rab9 effector protein with kelch motifs; its protein translation is MMRWEKLDIHNGGPGKRWGHTCNAVRGGQLLYIFGGYGEDNTQTNKVHVYDTTTRTWSEPDMQGTLPVPRDSHSCTTIGDKLFVFGGTDGNKPLNDLHILETSTNTWTTPFVRGEGPEAREGHSAALIGKRLFIFGGSGKSCDTLVEEYFDDLYILNTETMVWKRVATTGIPPSKRNSHTCVSWSNKIIVIGGEDTQNYYLSDVQMLDTDTLTWTKLVTNGELLPPRAGHTTIALGKNLFVFGGFTDAEDLFDDLYMFDLETFKWTKVMTVGVGPSARFSMAGSTLHPHHGGALVFIGGCNKSLEALDDMFYLHTGFVIENERDERKLEKLSLRKQLRLKSQEQQNVNPVCDSPMISTSMPTHTPFSPNGQNIYLNEYHNANGKRTFQAKVTKSITNCYTIETVIDGKPLRGVLFSNNLGSKKPAADDLRRKRVVVDGGKKGFEHIMTDTTRSPEHQTPGATSAASDMKTPATSNMSLSHEVSGGRKSSLELNMTNTSTAAEDTANSAPNHDGQPQPEEHCPSSPLTQQV